In a single window of the Osmerus eperlanus chromosome 2, fOsmEpe2.1, whole genome shotgun sequence genome:
- the LOC134009034 gene encoding ferritin, middle subunit-like: MSFQNKRGGRISLQDIKKPERDEWGSGLEAMRCALQLEKNVNQALLDLHKVASDKGDPHLCDFLETHYLNEQVEAIKKLGDHITNLTKMDAHNNKMAEYLFDKHTLC; this comes from the exons ATGTCTTTCCAAAATAAGAGAGGGGGACGCATCTCTCTACAGGACATCAAG aaaccagagagagatgagtgggGCAGCGGGCTGGAGGCCATGAGGTGTGCCCTGCAGCTGGAGAAGAACGTCAACCAGGCCCTTCTCGACCTCCACAAGGTGGCATCTGATAAAGGAGACCCACAT CTGTGTGACTTCCTGGAGACCCACTACCTGAATGAGCAGGTGGAGGCCATCAAGAAGCTGGGAGACCACATCACCAACCTCACCAAGATGGACGCCCACAACAACAAGATGGCCGAGTACCTGTTCGACAAGCACACCCTGTGCTAA
- the LOC134009039 gene encoding ferritin, middle subunit, with the protein MESQIRQNYHRDCEAAINRMINMELFASYTYTSMAFYFSRDDVALQGFSKFFKENSDEEREHGDKLMSFQNQRGGRIFLQDIKKPERDEWGSGLEAMQCALQLEKNVNQALLDLHKVASDKGDPHLCDFLETHYLNEQVEAIKKLGDHITNLTKMDAQNNKMAEYLFDKHTLGSQS; encoded by the exons ATGGAGTCTCAGATCCGCCAGAACTACCACCGCGATTGCGAAGCTGCTATCAATCGTATGATCAACATGGAGCTTTTTGCGTCTTATACCTACACTTCAATG GCCTTTTACTTCTCCCGTGACGATGTGGCTCTCCAAGGATTCTCAAAGTTCTTCAAGGAGAACAGCGATGAGGAGCGCGAGCATGGCGACAAGCTCATGTCTTTCCAGAATCAGAGAGGGGGACGCATCTTCCTGCAGGACATCAAG aaaccagagagagatgagtgggGCAGCGGGCTGGAGGCCATGCAGTGTGCCCTGCAGCTGGAGAAGAACGTCAACCAGGCCCTTCTCGACCTCCACAAGGTGGCATCTGATAAAGGAGACCCACAT CTGTGTGACTTCCTGGAGACCCACTACCTGAATGAGCAGGTGGAGGCCATCAAGAAGCTGGGAGACCACATCACCAACCTCACCAAGATGGACGCCCAAAACAACAAGATGGCCGAGTACCTGTTCGACAAGCACACCCTGGGGAGCCAGAGCTAA